Below is a window of Niabella agricola DNA.
ATAGAAGAGTTGAAGGCACGGGTCACTTTGGCTTCAATGTGCACAGCGTTACCCAGTTTAATGGGATTTTCAAAGGAGATATTATCAACCGATGCTGTTACTACAGGAAGGTTCGCATGTTTCTGCGCGGATAAAGCAGCGGCAATATCCATCCAGTACATCAGGCGCCCCCCCATCAGGTTGCCAAACGTATTGGTATCATTCGGCAATACCAGTTCCGTCATCACAATCAGGCTGTCTGCAGGATTCTTTGCCATTTTTAATTTTTTGCAAAAGTAACGGGATACAGCTAATTTAGAAAACCCGGCCCAAACGGTACGGAGCACCGACAATCCACTGGGGGTGTGTTTTACCGGTAAAAACCAAACCATCGGCAAGGCGCTGGCATCAGATCCCGGAATTAGAGGCCCCGTGCCCTGACACTTTCTGTTGTTCAAACGGTTGCGCCGGGTCAATTTTTTTTCAAACGGAACAGGCGTCGACCTTACCTTTGCCGGATATTCTAAAAGGTTATATGCAAGAGAAACAATTACCGGTATCATTCGATAATACGGAATTTGCGTTTAAATATAAATCGGATCGTGAGCTAAAAAAGGCAAGGCTGTTGTTTTCGATGATGGGCCAGCCTATGCTGGTAAAACTGGGCACCCGGATCACGCCCTGGGCCATCAAAAATAAACTGCCGGTTAAGGGGCTGATACGGAGCACAATCTTTAAGCAGTTTGTAGGAGGCGAAACACTGGAAGAAACCGCAAAAGTGGCCACCCGCTTAGGGCAGTACCAGGTACAGGTGATCCTGGATTATGGAGTAGAGGGGGGAGAAGACTCCGAAAAAGAATATGACCATGCTGCGGATGAGTTTATCCGGGTCATTGATTATGCCGCTACACAAACCAATATTCCCTTTATGAGTGTGAAGGTGACAGGTTTTTCGAGGTTTTCCCTTTTGGAAAAGATCGACGGGCAGATGACGGCGGCCAGCGGAACCCTGATCAAACGTTACCTGCAGGTGATCGACCAGCTCGGTACGGCTGAAAGAGAAGAATGGCACCGGGTACGAACCAGACTGCTGCGCATTTGCGAGCGGGCCGCAGAGAAAAAGGTAGGCGTATTGATCGATGCCGAAGAAACCTGGATCCAGGATCCCGTGGATGCCCTAACCATCCTGATGATGGATTCCTTTAATAAAACAACACCGGTGATCTATAATACCGTGCAATTATACCGGCATGACCGGCTGCAGTTTCTCAAAGACTGTTATGAGGCTGCGGCAGAACGGAATTTTTTACTGGCGGTAAAGCTGGTGCGCGGTGCTTATATGGAAAAAGAGCGGGCCCGGGCGGCAGAACGGGGTTATCCGTCGCCGATACAGCCGGATAAAGCCAGCTCCGACCGCGATTATAATGCCGGTGTACAATTCAGCCTGGAGCGCCTGGACCGCATGGCACTGGTAATTGCCACCCACAATGAGAAAAGCAACCTGGACGCTGTGGCCTGGTTGCAGCAACACCAGGTGCCGTTCAATCATCCGCATGTACATTTTAGCCAGCTATACGGCATGAGTGATAATATTACGTTCAACCTGGCTGCTGCCGGGTGCAGCGTTAGTAAATACCTGCCGTTTGGCCCCATTGAAGATGTAGTGCCCTACCTGATGCGGCGCGCGCAGGAAAATACTTCGGTGAAAGGACAAACAGGGCGGGAGCTGGGATTGATCCAAACCGAATTGCAACGCAGGCGGGAGGGCTGATCCTGCTGCATGCCGGAAACAATCGGCTTATCCATCGATTTTAAAGTTGCATATCGTTCGCGCAAGACAGGTTACACCTGTGCCACATGCCCGGGCGGCCTTCCACTATAATTATATACGCGATTGCCGGATGCCCGGACTTCACCGGAGCCGCTGAGCACATTGCTGATTCACTTCCGGAGATGCCCGGAAATAAAGTTTTAAACTTATTGCTGGACTAACGCTGTCTCGATGTTGGCTTTTTTCAGGACAAGTCAACTTTGTGAACCGGATATTTGTGAACTTTTTTTGTTCACAAATATGGAGTTCACAAATTCTGTAGCGCATATATCGATGAATCGCTTCTGATCGCTGGTGTTTACCGGTTTACCGGATGGGCGCCCGGTATAAGCGGGCTGAAGCGGACAATCAGCTGCCACATTAAACACAGTTTACAGGGCCGGGTTGCCGCCGGATCAGCAGCCGGAGCGATACAGATCACGGATCCGGATGGAGCAGGCATTGAAGCAGACAATGGCCATGCGATGCCGGTTTTGCAGATTTTTTTGCTGAAATTATGTAATCGATTACATAATTTGAAAAAAGTATTATATTTATCCCTGAGTGCAGACAGATTGCCTGCTTTGGGCCGGCATTTCTTTTAAAAATTCAATTTTAAATCGTTATGGAGCAAAATCGTTATGATGCAATTGTGATTGGTTCCGGTATCAGCGGCGGATGGGCGGCTAAGGAACTGTGCGAAAAAGGGCTGAAGGTATTGTTGCTGGAACGTGGTAAAGATGTAAAACATATAACCGACTATGTACATGCAGGGAAGGCCCCCTGGGAATTTGAACATCGTGGCGATATGACATGGGCGCAGAAAAAACAGTACCCCAACCGCATTCGTGGCTTTGGCCCCAGCGAAATCAATCTTGATTGGTGGGCCAATGATGCAGAAACGCCTTACACCGAAACCAAACAGTTCAACTGGTTCCGGGGATACCAGGTAGGAGGCCGTTCTTTATTATGGGGTAAGCAGACCTATCGGTGGAGCGACATTGATTACGAAGCCAACGCCAAGGACGGAATTGCTGTTGATTGGCCGGTACGCTATCATGAAATTGCTCCCTGGTACGATCATGTAGAACGCTTTATTGGTGTGAGCGGCAGTATTGAAAATCTTCCGCAATTGCCGGACGGGCAGTTTCTGCCGCCGATGGAAATGAATATTGTTGAAAAAGACATTGCGGCCCGTATCAAACAGGCGTATCAGGATCAGCGCCGCATGATCATCGGTCGCTGCGCCCATCTTACAGAAGCGCTGCCGGGGCGTAATAAGTGCCAGTACCGCAATAAATGCCACCTCGGATGCCCCTATGGCGGTTATTTCAGCACGCAATCCTCCACGCTTCCGGCCGCCATGAAAACAGGTAATCTTACACTGCGGCCCTGGAGCATTGTGACCCGGATCCTTTATGATAAAGACGAAAAACGGGCAACGGGAGTGGAGGTGCTGGATGCCGAAACCAATAAAACTTATGAATACAAAGCAAAGATCGTTTTCCTGAATGCTTCCACGCTGAATAGTACCTGGGTATTGCTGCACTCGGCTACGGATGTGTGGCCTGGTGGCCTGGGCAGCAGCAGCGGGGAGCTGGGACATAACCTTATGGATCATCACCTGGGCTCCGGTGCAGGCGGCCGTGTAGAGGGGTATGAAGATAAATATACCTATGGCCGCCGGCCCAACGGCGTGTATATTCCCCGCTACCGCAACCTGAACGATGAAAAGCGGGATTATATCCGGGGGTTTGGTTACCAGGGTGGCGCCGGCCGCGGAAGGGGTACCCGGGCAGCTGAAGAAATAGCGGTGGGCGTTGCTTTGAAGGAAGCGCTAACCGAACCCGGCAACTGGAACGTATGGATTGGCGGCTTTGGTGAAGTATTGCCTTATCACGACAACGTAGTAACATTGGATAAGAGCCGGAAAGATAAGTGGGGATTGAATGTATTGGCGATCGATTCGGAATTAAAAGAGAACGAAAGAAAGATGCGGAAGGAAATTGTAAGCGATGGGAAGGAAATGCTGGAAAAGGCTGGTATAAAAGACGTGTATGGTTTTGATAACGATGGCATTATGGGGCAGGGCATCCATGAAATGGGCACTGCGCGTATGGGACACGATCCCAAAACCTCCGTACTGAATAAATGGAACCAGGTATGGGATGCACCCAATGTATTTGTAACCGACGGATCGTTTATGACCTCTGCGGGCTGCGTAAATCCCTCACTTACCTATATGGCATTTACGGCGCGGGCGGTAGCGCACGCGGTGGATGAATTAAAGAAACAGAACCTTTGAGCGTTTATAGTGCCTCCCGGTCTGCATCTGATGGTTTAAAGTAGGACCACGAGTACGTCAAGCCATGAAAAAGTTCGAAATAATACAAGCGCTTCGTGTGTCTTAGTGTCTTCTTGCTTGTGGCCAACACATCTGCCGTAGCGCCCCTGCTCATTGCGCCGTTGCGTGAAATCGGGCTTAAGGCCTGCGGCAACATGCCTACACCCGCCGGTCATCGGCCTTCCAGTTTTGGATTTGCTGTTTGATCGCATGGGAAGATAATCCTTCTTTCAATGTTTTTTCAATCAGCGGTTGCAATTCTTCATCTGAAGCAAACCGCAGTGCAGCAATTTGCGGAAAGGATAACTGCTGTTCCAGCGGATCAAAATTTTTTCCGCTCAATACCAGATACCGGTACCGCATTTCCAGGACTACAATCCGGTTCTGCAGGGTTAATGCATAATGCTGGCGCAGCATAAAGGACAGCCATCCGATCAGTAAAACCAGCAGGGCTATAAAGATCCATACGGCCCTGAACGGCGGATCATTGAAAACCTGGTAAAGAGCCCCGGCCTCCAGTACCAGTATAACCGGGTAAAAGACAAAGTGGTGTGGCGGGTAGTAGCGTACATGATTACTGAATTGCTGAATGGGCATAAACGAATTTTGCTGTTAAGATAACGGAAATTATACCGTAACCACAAAAATGCGGGGAAATAAAAATTTAACATTCCGGTTTTGATTTTGTAAAAAACTTATCTCTATCTTTGTTCTGTAATAAAAATAATTACAGAATGATCAATGGGCGTTTTGCAACGGTAATCCATATTCTGACATTGCTGGGCAGGGAAGAAGGAGAAGTGGCTTCCTCCTATATTGCGGGCAGCATTAATATTAACCCGGTATTGGTGCGGAAGGAGATCAGCGCATTAAGGGATGCAGGATTTGTGGTAACACAGGAGGGGAAGAACGGCGGAAGCCGGCTGGCCATGTCGCCTTCGAAGATCCGTCTTTCTGATCTTTATAAAGTAGTGTATCAGGAGGGGCTGTTTGCACATTCCAAGAACCTGCCCAACCAGCATTGTGCCGTAGGCCGGCGCATCAGCAGCATTATGGATGATCTTAATGCAGAGGCAGAACAGGCCCTGCTAAAAAAGCTGCACTCCATTACCATCCGGGATCTGCTGGACAAGGTATAATTTTTTTAATCTAAACTGTAATAAAAAATAATACATTTAATAAATAAAAACAACAGCGCATGAAAATCGTTATTATCGGGGCTACCGGATTTGTGGGTAGCGCTATTTTAAAAGAAGCCGCTCAGCGGGGACATACGGTTACAGCGTTGGCGCGTAATACGTCAACCATCAGCAACACCGGGGGACCGGTGAAAACAATCGACATCGATGTAGCAAATGAAACAGCACTGGCAGCGGCGATCCGGGGAAATGACGTGGTAATCAGTGCTTTTAATGCCGGGTGGACGAATCCCAACCTGTATAACGATTATCTTTCGGGGGCACAGCATATTGAAGCGGCCGTTGCCGCCTCAGGCGTGAAACGCCTGATCGTAATCGGCGGTGCCGGCAGCCTGGAGATTGATGGCACGCAACTGGTGGACGGTCCGGATTTCCCCGAAGCATATAGGGCCGGCGCAAAGGGCGCCAGGGACTACCTGACACAGCTGAGAGCGAATAAGCAGCTGGATTGGACCTTCTTCAGCCCGGCAATCGAAATGAATCCGGGTATTACCACTGGTCGTACCGGCCATTACCGGTTGGGTACTGATGCTCCGGTTTTTGACGCAAACGGAAGAAGCTCCCTGTCTGTTGAGGATGTTGCAGTGGTGATACTCGATGAAGCGGAAAAGCCGGCCCATACCCACCAGCGGTTTACTGCTGGGTATTGATCCGGAAACGCAGGAATACGTAATGCCGGAGGCTGTCTCAAAAATCCGTCATTTCGAGCGTAATGTAGTGAAGCCGAGAAATACATAATTTCCAGGCAATGAGATATCTCCGTTTCGCTTCGCCTCAGTCGAAATGACGGTTTCGGACTTTGAGACAGCCACCTTTAGTTTGATGAACCCGCTCCATATAGCCGGGAGTTGTAACTTTGAAAGAAATGCCGGCAATGAAGCAATGCTTATTATTAGCGGGAATGTTAAGCAGCGGAATTGGGCTGTACGCGCAGGACTCTGTTCGGGTAAAAAACCTTATCATGGAAGGTATCCGCTTACATGACCAGAAACAATATGCAGCAGCCATCAAAAAATATGATACAGTGCTGAATATCGATCCTGTTAACCTGGTGGCGCAGTATGAGAAATCCTATTCGCTGATGGCCTCAAAAAATTATAAGGAAGCAATGCTGTTAAGCCAGGCCATTATTGAGCATAAAAATGCGGAGCCGGGGATGATCGGCAATGCATACAGTACCTGGGGCGCTGCACTGGATGAGGTTGGTGATCATAAGGGGGCACTGAAAATATATGACGAGGGCATCAGGAAACTGCCGGATTTCAATATGCTCAATTATAATAAAGCGGTTACTTATTTCCGGATGAATGAAATGGAGCAGGGGATCGGCGAATTAAAGCAGTCGTTGCTCAAAAACCCACACCATCCGGCCTCCCATTTTATACTCGGGCAAATCATGTACCACCGGAAGCATAAAATTGCTGCGCTGATGCCTTTTTTAGCATACCTCTTATATGATAACAAAAGCAAACGCGCGGAAGCGGCGCTGACCAATGTACGTGCCATTATTGAGGGTGATGAAAAGAAGCCGGATTCCGGGAAGCATACCGTTGAGCTCGACGTTCTGATACGAGCAGGACGGAAGCGGGTAACAGCAGATGACGACTTCAGTTCCATGGAACTGCTTCAGGAACTGGGTGCAGCATCGGCCATGACCGAAACAAAAGATATGCTTCCGGCCGACCGGTTTGCGTACCTGCTAAAGCAGGCAATCAGGAGATTGGCAGAAGCAAAGGGGCATACCGGTTTTTACGGAACCTTTTATATGCCATTTTTCACCGGCATGCACCGGAAGGGGCTTACGGAAAGTTTTGCTCATTTGATTTTCTTCCCTTCAGGAAATGTGATGAACGAAGTGTGGATCCAGGACCACCGGGAACAAATGGAACAGCTGGGCGCATGGACGCAGGCCTATCAATGGCCGGTAATGAAGACAAGGATGCCTTAAGGAGTTGTTTCGGGCTTGAGGACGTTGGCTCCAGGGGTATCTGCTTTACACTCGATAATCCGTTGGTTATTCGGATTTCAGACATCAGAAACCAGATTTCAGAGATCAGACATTCAGGCATCAGATTTCAGAGATCAGATATTGGATAGAGGTCGGTTTTGGCTACCCGTTTCTGTTATATCCTGTTTCCTCGAATACCGGCCGGGAGAAAATCACCGGGCTGTAATGGCATTTTCGCTTCCACAGCCGACATTTTGTTGCTATTTGTTATTTGCCATTTGCTATTTATTATTTCAAATTCCCAAATGCACAGGTTTCGCACGGACCCCACAGCAGATTTCCGGGATGGCGTTAGAATGATTATCTTGCAGTCATGCAGCAATACTTAGATTTATTACAACATATTCTGAATGAAGGCGTTGAGAAGACCGATCGCACGGGTACAGGTACCATCTCCACCTTTGGGTATCAAATGCGTTTTGATCTTCAGCGGGGCTTCCCGATGGTGACCACGAAAAAATTGCATTTGAAAAGCATTATATATGAATTGCTTTGGTTTTTAAAAGGTGATACGAATATTGGTTATCTCAAAGAACATGGAGTCCGCATTTGGGATGAATGGGCCGATGAGAACGGCGACCTGGGGCCGGTATATGGCAAGCAATGGCGGAGCTGGGAAGGAAAAGATGGCAAAGTGGTGGACCAGATTACCGACCTGATCCGGCAGATCAAAACGAACCCGGATAGCCGCCGTCTGATCGTTAGTGCCTGGAATGTTGGGGAGCTTTCAGAAATGGCGCTGATGCCCTGTCATACTTTATTCCAGTTTTATGTGGCGGCGCCAAAGGCGGGCGGAAAACCGCGGCTCAGTTGCCAGCTTTACCAGCGCTCGGCCGACGTATTCCTGGGCGTGCCCTTTAATATTGCATCCTATGCCCTCCTTACCCTCATGATTGCACAGGTATGTGACCTGGAACCCGGTGAATTCATACATAGCTTCGGGGATGTGCATATTTATAACAACCACCTGGAACAGGTAAAACTGCAATTAACACGCACTCCTTACCCCTTACCGCAAATGAAGATCAACCCGGAGATAAAGGACATTTATGGTTTTTCGTTTGAAGATTTTGAATTGATCAATTACCAGGCACATCCCGGTATTAAGGGAGCGGTAGCGGTCTGAATAATAAATCTAAAATTATAAATATTGAATGTAGAAGGTAACCCATGGAGAACGCTCGAAAATTTGATCTGGAAGATCGATTGGTTAATTTTGCGATTCTCGCGCTGAATGTCTGTGACATTTTGCGCCTACAAAAGCCGTAAATAATCTTGAGCATCAGTTGTCAAAAAGCAGTACTGCTCCGGCATTGATGTACGGAGAAGTTCAGGCGGCCGAATCGCAAGCCGATTTTATTCATAAAATGAAATGTGCATTGAAAGAATTACGTGAAACAAAGATTAATCTCAGAATTATTAATGAAAAACCCGTTGTTGAACATCCATCGGTTGCACAGCGCTGCAGGAATGTAACGAATTAATTGCGATTTTTGCTGCCAGTGTATCTACCGCTCAAAAGAACCGGGCACGATAGTTTTATATTTTTAATTGGATATTTAATATTCTACATTTTATGATTATCTCTTTAGTAGCCGCTGCATCCAACAACAATGTCATTGGTAAAGACAACAAACTCCTGTGGTCCCTGCCCAATGATATGAAACATTTTAAAAATGTAACCTGGGGCATGCCCGTGGTAATGGGGCGGAAGACCTTCGAATCTTTTAAGCAGCCCCTGGCGGGCCGGAAGAATATTGTACTCAGTACGAATAAAAACCTGAAGATCGATAATGCCATCGTAGCCCGCAGCATGCAGGACGTGGAGTTGCTGGTAAAAGAAATGGATGTAAAGGAGCTGATGGTGATCGGGGGGGGAGAGATCTACAAATTATACCTGCCCAAGGCCAATCGTATTTACCTTACGCGGGTGGATACAGCCCTTGAGGGAGATGCCTTTTTCCCCGTGTTTGACCAGAATGAGTGGACTCTGAAAAGCAAACAGGCGTACCAGGCCGATGAAAAACATTTATTTGATTATACATTTGAGCTTTGGGAACGCAATTGAATATAAAAGATCCAATGATCAAAATCCAATGACCAACGTAAAATTTAAAGTTCCGCTGTTTAATGAACGTTCCGGTGCGTCCGGGGGAACAGCCTGAGTTTACATTTTACATTTAAAATTCTGCATCCTACATTTCCATGGTATATTCTCCCTTAATTGCCGCATCGAAATATTTCAGGTATTATATCCATGCTTCCAACAGCAAGGGGCACGGCATGCATTCTCCGTTCGTGTTTGAATTTATCACCAAAGTGATGAATGATTTTACCCCGTACCCCGAGTACGACCGGATCGAAACCCTCCGGAAGACATTGCTCAGTGATCCCTCCGTAATTACGGTGGAAGATATGGGCGCGGGATCTGCAAAAACACGAACCAACACCCGGAAGATCGCCTCCATCGCAAAAAATGCCGCCAAGCCGGCAAAATACGGGCAATTGATGTACCGGATGGTCCGTCATTACGGCGCAAAGCGGATCCTGGAGCTGGGTACTTCCCTGGGGATCACGAGTGCTTACCTGGCGGCCGCCGATGCTGAGGCCCGGGTGATCACGCTGGAAGGAGCGCCGGCGGTAGCACAAAAGGCACGTGAAAATTTTGCGGCATTGGGACTAAAGAATATCGAGCTGGTAGAAGGAAATTTTGATAACACATTGCCGGCTGTCCTGGATCAGCTGTCAAAAATTGATCTTGTATTCATCGATGGCAACCACCGCCAGGAGCCTACCGAACGTTATTTCCGGCAGCTATTGCCTTATATACACAACGACACCCTGCTGGTATTTGACGATATTCACTGGAGCCGGGAAATGGAGGCGGCCTGGAAGCACATAGTGGCACAGGATATCGTAGCCTGTGATATCGATCTGTTCTATATCGGCATTATTAGTTTCCGCAAAGAATTTAAAGAAAAACAGGCGTTCACGGTCCGGTTTTAGAGCTCGTGATCATCGGCATAAAACTTTTCAATCCGTTTATCAGGAATAAACCAGATAATTGCTACAATGGTATACAGGGCGATACTGAGCCAGGTTGAAATAAAACTGGCCCCAATACCCGCCAGGTACAGGATCCCTGAAAATTTTCCTTTGGCATCGGAACCTACAGCCTGTGAAAGCCTACAATCCGGCCCGCCGGCCTTTATCAGTTCTTTCTGAAGAATCAGGTAGGCCACGGCTGCCATGGCCAGCACAATACCATATACCGCAACGGGCAACGGCTCCATATAATTTTTATCCATCCATGCCGTTGTAAACGGAAAGAGCGATAACCAGAACAACAGGTTCAGGTTTTTCCACAACACGGCTCCGTTTATTTTATCGGCCAGGTGGAACATATGGTGATGATTGTTCCAGTAAATGCCTACATAAATAAAGCTTAATACATAACTCAGGAAGGTAGGCAGTAACTCCAGCAGCGATTTGAGGGTATGCCCGTCTTCCGGAGGCCGCAGCTCCAGTACCATTATAGTAATGATGATCGCCAGTACGCCATCGCTAAACGCTTCAAGTCTTGATTTGGTCATAGATATCAAATAAAAAAGGTGTATAAATATAAACAGAATTTATACACCTTGAAATTTTTTACAAAACCGGCTTATTGTAAAGCAGCCAGTGCCAACGCATAATCGGGTTCTGTGGTGATTTCCGGAACCTGT
It encodes the following:
- a CDS encoding TMEM175 family protein — translated: MTKSRLEAFSDGVLAIIITIMVLELRPPEDGHTLKSLLELLPTFLSYVLSFIYVGIYWNNHHHMFHLADKINGAVLWKNLNLLFWLSLFPFTTAWMDKNYMEPLPVAVYGIVLAMAAVAYLILQKELIKAGGPDCRLSQAVGSDAKGKFSGILYLAGIGASFISTWLSIALYTIVAIIWFIPDKRIEKFYADDHEL
- a CDS encoding GMC oxidoreductase, translated to MEQNRYDAIVIGSGISGGWAAKELCEKGLKVLLLERGKDVKHITDYVHAGKAPWEFEHRGDMTWAQKKQYPNRIRGFGPSEINLDWWANDAETPYTETKQFNWFRGYQVGGRSLLWGKQTYRWSDIDYEANAKDGIAVDWPVRYHEIAPWYDHVERFIGVSGSIENLPQLPDGQFLPPMEMNIVEKDIAARIKQAYQDQRRMIIGRCAHLTEALPGRNKCQYRNKCHLGCPYGGYFSTQSSTLPAAMKTGNLTLRPWSIVTRILYDKDEKRATGVEVLDAETNKTYEYKAKIVFLNASTLNSTWVLLHSATDVWPGGLGSSSGELGHNLMDHHLGSGAGGRVEGYEDKYTYGRRPNGVYIPRYRNLNDEKRDYIRGFGYQGGAGRGRGTRAAEEIAVGVALKEALTEPGNWNVWIGGFGEVLPYHDNVVTLDKSRKDKWGLNVLAIDSELKENERKMRKEIVSDGKEMLEKAGIKDVYGFDNDGIMGQGIHEMGTARMGHDPKTSVLNKWNQVWDAPNVFVTDGSFMTSAGCVNPSLTYMAFTARAVAHAVDELKKQNL
- a CDS encoding DUF6526 family protein, with translation MPIQQFSNHVRYYPPHHFVFYPVILVLEAGALYQVFNDPPFRAVWIFIALLVLLIGWLSFMLRQHYALTLQNRIVVLEMRYRYLVLSGKNFDPLEQQLSFPQIAALRFASDEELQPLIEKTLKEGLSSHAIKQQIQNWKADDRRV
- a CDS encoding tetratricopeptide repeat protein, encoding MEGIRLHDQKQYAAAIKKYDTVLNIDPVNLVAQYEKSYSLMASKNYKEAMLLSQAIIEHKNAEPGMIGNAYSTWGAALDEVGDHKGALKIYDEGIRKLPDFNMLNYNKAVTYFRMNEMEQGIGELKQSLLKNPHHPASHFILGQIMYHRKHKIAALMPFLAYLLYDNKSKRAEAALTNVRAIIEGDEKKPDSGKHTVELDVLIRAGRKRVTADDDFSSMELLQELGAASAMTETKDMLPADRFAYLLKQAIRRLAEAKGHTGFYGTFYMPFFTGMHRKGLTESFAHLIFFPSGNVMNEVWIQDHREQMEQLGAWTQAYQWPVMKTRMP
- a CDS encoding acyl-CoA thioesterase; amino-acid sequence: MAKNPADSLIVMTELVLPNDTNTFGNLMGGRLMYWMDIAAALSAQKHANLPVVTASVDNISFENPIKLGNAVHIEAKVTRAFNSSMEVHMLVHGEDLVNRYRYKSNEAYYTFVGLDPHGRPASVPALEPVTEKELLLFEGALRRRQLRLILGGKMKPIDAAELRALFQL
- a CDS encoding O-methyltransferase, translated to MVYSPLIAASKYFRYYIHASNSKGHGMHSPFVFEFITKVMNDFTPYPEYDRIETLRKTLLSDPSVITVEDMGAGSAKTRTNTRKIASIAKNAAKPAKYGQLMYRMVRHYGAKRILELGTSLGITSAYLAAADAEARVITLEGAPAVAQKARENFAALGLKNIELVEGNFDNTLPAVLDQLSKIDLVFIDGNHRQEPTERYFRQLLPYIHNDTLLVFDDIHWSREMEAAWKHIVAQDIVACDIDLFYIGIISFRKEFKEKQAFTVRF
- a CDS encoding dihydrofolate reductase, whose product is MIISLVAAASNNNVIGKDNKLLWSLPNDMKHFKNVTWGMPVVMGRKTFESFKQPLAGRKNIVLSTNKNLKIDNAIVARSMQDVELLVKEMDVKELMVIGGGEIYKLYLPKANRIYLTRVDTALEGDAFFPVFDQNEWTLKSKQAYQADEKHLFDYTFELWERN
- a CDS encoding proline dehydrogenase family protein, coding for MQEKQLPVSFDNTEFAFKYKSDRELKKARLLFSMMGQPMLVKLGTRITPWAIKNKLPVKGLIRSTIFKQFVGGETLEETAKVATRLGQYQVQVILDYGVEGGEDSEKEYDHAADEFIRVIDYAATQTNIPFMSVKVTGFSRFSLLEKIDGQMTAASGTLIKRYLQVIDQLGTAEREEWHRVRTRLLRICERAAEKKVGVLIDAEETWIQDPVDALTILMMDSFNKTTPVIYNTVQLYRHDRLQFLKDCYEAAAERNFLLAVKLVRGAYMEKERARAAERGYPSPIQPDKASSDRDYNAGVQFSLERLDRMALVIATHNEKSNLDAVAWLQQHQVPFNHPHVHFSQLYGMSDNITFNLAAAGCSVSKYLPFGPIEDVVPYLMRRAQENTSVKGQTGRELGLIQTELQRRREG
- a CDS encoding NAD(P)-dependent oxidoreductase; the protein is MKIVIIGATGFVGSAILKEAAQRGHTVTALARNTSTISNTGGPVKTIDIDVANETALAAAIRGNDVVISAFNAGWTNPNLYNDYLSGAQHIEAAVAASGVKRLIVIGGAGSLEIDGTQLVDGPDFPEAYRAGAKGARDYLTQLRANKQLDWTFFSPAIEMNPGITTGRTGHYRLGTDAPVFDANGRSSLSVEDVAVVILDEAEKPAHTHQRFTAGY
- a CDS encoding thymidylate synthase; protein product: MQQYLDLLQHILNEGVEKTDRTGTGTISTFGYQMRFDLQRGFPMVTTKKLHLKSIIYELLWFLKGDTNIGYLKEHGVRIWDEWADENGDLGPVYGKQWRSWEGKDGKVVDQITDLIRQIKTNPDSRRLIVSAWNVGELSEMALMPCHTLFQFYVAAPKAGGKPRLSCQLYQRSADVFLGVPFNIASYALLTLMIAQVCDLEPGEFIHSFGDVHIYNNHLEQVKLQLTRTPYPLPQMKINPEIKDIYGFSFEDFELINYQAHPGIKGAVAV
- a CDS encoding RrF2 family transcriptional regulator; its protein translation is MINGRFATVIHILTLLGREEGEVASSYIAGSININPVLVRKEISALRDAGFVVTQEGKNGGSRLAMSPSKIRLSDLYKVVYQEGLFAHSKNLPNQHCAVGRRISSIMDDLNAEAEQALLKKLHSITIRDLLDKV
- a CDS encoding four helix bundle protein, which produces MYGEVQAAESQADFIHKMKCALKELRETKINLRIINEKPVVEHPSVAQRCRNVTN